A genomic stretch from Candidatus Omnitrophota bacterium includes:
- the lipB gene encoding lipoyl(octanoyl) transferase LipB: MDLGLTDYEECYRTQREMVARRKLGEIGDTLILTEHSNVFTIGRTGGKENLLADAAYLRQKGIKVLDVDRGGDITFHGPGQLVVYPIIELKEKWRDLHKYMRNLEDVVIKFLKRYSVRSGREPGRTGVWASGKKVASIGIGVSNWVTYHGMSININPDLEFFNMIYPCGLKGIKIASLKSLCGKDITVGEAKNAVISDFDSVFNSGRIYFIPACTDEVKS; encoded by the coding sequence TTGGATCTGGGTTTGACAGATTACGAAGAATGTTATAGGACGCAGAGAGAGATGGTCGCCAGAAGAAAACTGGGCGAGATAGGCGACACTCTTATACTTACTGAGCACAGCAATGTCTTTACGATCGGCCGGACGGGGGGTAAAGAGAACCTTCTTGCGGATGCGGCGTATCTGCGGCAAAAAGGCATAAAGGTCCTGGATGTTGATAGGGGCGGCGACATCACATTTCATGGCCCGGGGCAGCTCGTTGTCTATCCTATTATAGAGCTTAAAGAGAAGTGGCGGGATCTGCACAAATATATGCGGAACCTCGAAGATGTAGTAATAAAATTTCTGAAAAGATACTCGGTACGGTCCGGCAGGGAGCCGGGCAGAACGGGTGTTTGGGCGTCAGGGAAGAAAGTGGCGTCAATTGGTATAGGCGTCAGCAATTGGGTGACGTATCACGGCATGAGTATTAATATCAACCCCGATCTTGAATTTTTTAACATGATATACCCATGTGGTTTAAAAGGTATTAAGATAGCTTCATTGAAGAGCCTCTGCGGGAAAGACATCACGGTTGGAGAAGCAAAAAATGCTGTTATTTCGGATTTCGACAGTGTCTTTAATTCCGGAAGAATATACTTTATCCCTGCTTGCACCGACGAGGTGAAATCTTGA
- the lpdA gene encoding dihydrolipoyl dehydrogenase has product MRSYDLAIIGSGPGGYVTGIYAARHGLITCLIEKDLVGGTCLNKGCIPTKSLLNSVSIISKLKHAPDFGITIDAYRVDFEKVMSRKDEVVSRLRAGVESLLKANKIELIKGEARLASADTIAIDGREEIKAKNIIIATGSSVAHLPNINIDNDNVLSSESILNIKRVPRSLVIIGGGVIGCEFASLFANLASKVTIVEMTDRLIPGQSREASKKLEYNFKRSGIDVLTSSMVESLSAAGSVTVRVSGGKIIEAEKALVSIGRVSNIKGLALEGVGIKTYNDKICVNEFLATDIPNIYAVGDCVPGPQLAHKASYDGILACDNILGKSRKVDYSNIPNCIWTEPEIASVGLPEEAAKVMHQDIKVAKFTYLASGKAYLEGETEGFVKIVGVPSTGEIIGVEIFGKDACNLIGEATLAKTRGVKIEDWGRVVHGHPTLSEIFQESCYVFLSPLIPAGRNPE; this is encoded by the coding sequence GTGAGGAGCTATGACCTGGCTATAATAGGTTCCGGCCCCGGCGGTTATGTGACCGGCATATACGCCGCACGCCATGGCCTGATAACCTGCCTCATAGAGAAGGATCTCGTCGGTGGGACCTGTCTTAATAAAGGCTGTATACCTACCAAATCGTTATTAAATTCCGTTTCGATAATATCAAAGCTGAAACATGCGCCGGATTTCGGTATTACCATAGATGCTTACAGGGTAGACTTTGAAAAGGTAATGTCCAGAAAAGATGAGGTTGTGAGCCGCCTTCGCGCCGGCGTCGAGTCTCTGCTTAAGGCCAATAAGATCGAGCTTATAAAGGGAGAGGCGCGGCTTGCTTCAGCCGACACTATCGCCATCGATGGCCGAGAAGAGATAAAGGCCAAAAATATTATAATAGCAACCGGTTCCAGTGTGGCCCATCTGCCAAATATAAATATAGATAATGATAATGTGCTTTCAAGTGAAAGTATATTAAATATAAAACGTGTGCCGCGCAGCCTTGTTATAATAGGCGGCGGCGTGATAGGGTGCGAATTCGCGAGCCTATTCGCGAATCTTGCCTCTAAAGTTACAATCGTGGAGATGACGGACCGCCTGATCCCGGGCCAGTCTCGTGAAGCTTCAAAGAAGCTGGAATATAATTTCAAACGAAGCGGTATCGATGTCCTGACGTCTTCTATGGTCGAGAGCTTAAGTGCCGCGGGCAGCGTTACAGTAAGGGTATCGGGCGGCAAAATTATCGAAGCGGAGAAGGCGCTCGTTTCGATCGGGCGTGTGTCAAATATAAAAGGATTGGCCCTGGAAGGTGTCGGGATTAAAACGTATAACGATAAAATATGCGTGAACGAATTCTTGGCGACCGATATTCCGAATATTTACGCAGTCGGAGATTGCGTACCGGGTCCGCAGCTTGCGCACAAAGCCTCATACGACGGGATACTTGCGTGCGATAATATTCTCGGCAAAAGCCGAAAAGTAGATTATTCAAATATACCGAACTGCATATGGACGGAACCGGAGATCGCCAGCGTGGGATTGCCTGAAGAGGCCGCCAAGGTTATGCATCAGGATATAAAAGTGGCTAAATTTACATATCTTGCTTCAGGTAAGGCTTACCTTGAAGGCGAAACTGAAGGCTTTGTAAAGATAGTCGGGGTGCCTTCCACGGGAGAGATAATCGGCGTCGAGATATTCGGCAAGGATGCGTGCAATCTTATAGGTGAAGCGACGCTCGCAAAGACCAGAGGCGTAAAGATCGAAGACTGGGGCCGTGTTGTGCACGGCCATCCTACGCTGTCCGAGATATTTCAGGAGTCCTGTTATGTATTTCTGTCCCCACTCATACCGGCAGGACGAAATCCTGAGTGA
- the mdh gene encoding malate dehydrogenase, whose protein sequence is MKPFSYKISVIGAGAVGATLAQRLFESGLADVVLVDILKNIACGKALDLLDASPVTGTEKSIIGTDDYQEIRGSDIVVITAGLPRKPGMTREDLISRNAAIVKDVAAKIKTHAPRSIVMVITNPLDTMTYLTYKATGFDKTKVLGMAGVLDGSRFIALIADELKIHRSSVKTCVMGSHGDTMVPVISKTSVNGKPLSSVLSRDKIDSIVKRTCDRGAEIVSLLGTGSAYYSPSAAALRMIRAIMDDRGEVITASAYLEGEYGLKDICMGVPCRLDSRGIVEVVELDLSEQERSAFSASAKAVGGSIELLRTSSILRQPAEEAGAG, encoded by the coding sequence ATGAAACCGTTTTCATACAAGATATCCGTAATCGGTGCCGGAGCGGTAGGCGCGACCCTTGCTCAAAGGCTATTTGAATCCGGCCTGGCCGATGTGGTGCTGGTAGATATTCTTAAAAATATAGCATGCGGCAAAGCTCTCGATCTATTGGACGCTTCGCCGGTCACGGGAACCGAAAAGTCGATCATCGGCACCGATGACTATCAGGAAATTCGGGGCTCGGATATTGTGGTTATTACCGCGGGCCTTCCCAGAAAACCGGGCATGACACGGGAGGATCTCATCTCCAGGAATGCGGCAATTGTAAAAGATGTGGCGGCCAAAATTAAGACGCATGCTCCCAGGTCTATAGTGATGGTCATAACGAATCCGCTGGACACGATGACATACCTTACCTATAAAGCTACAGGTTTCGATAAAACAAAAGTGCTTGGTATGGCAGGCGTGCTCGACGGTTCGCGGTTCATCGCGCTTATAGCCGATGAGCTTAAGATCCACCGTTCGTCGGTAAAGACGTGTGTGATGGGCAGTCACGGCGACACGATGGTGCCCGTTATCTCAAAGACATCTGTGAATGGGAAGCCTCTATCAAGCGTGTTATCCAGGGATAAGATCGACAGTATAGTGAAGAGGACATGTGACCGCGGCGCGGAGATAGTGTCGCTCCTCGGCACCGGCAGCGCATACTATTCGCCAAGCGCGGCGGCCCTGAGAATGATCAGGGCTATTATGGATGACCGCGGCGAGGTCATTACGGCGTCAGCTTATCTTGAAGGGGAATATGGCCTGAAAGATATATGTATGGGCGTGCCCTGCAGATTAGACAGCCGGGGTATCGTAGAGGTAGTCGAACTTGATCTGTCGGAGCAGGAGAGGTCTGCTTTCTCAGCCTCAGCGAAAGCTGTAGGGGGTTCGATTGAGCTCTTACGGACTTCGAGCATTCTCCGTCAGCCGGCAGAGGAAGCTGGTGCGGGGTGA
- a CDS encoding isocitrate/isopropylmalate dehydrogenase family protein, translating to MSKYRVTLIPGDGTGPELALAARRCVDALGVDIEWELADAGECAIEKYKTPLPDCTLESIKKNKVALKGPITTPIGTGFRSVNVELRKRLDLYACLRPCRSYKGVRSRYQDIDLVIVRENTEDLYAGIEFAKGTKEVKDLIACIETLGNKKIRDGSAISIKPISVEGSRRIAKFAFDYAVKNNRKKVTAVHKANIMKYTDGLFLEVAREVAKSYEGRIKFEDRIVDNMCMQLVQKPEDYDVLVLPNLYGDILSDLAAGLIGGLGVAPGANIGKDVAVFEPTHGSAPKYKGLNKVNPSALILSAVLMLKHLGEERHAVRLENACASVIEEGKFVTYDMKEDKNDPAAVGTSQMADAIIEKIKKAK from the coding sequence TTGAGTAAATACAGGGTTACGCTTATTCCCGGCGACGGCACCGGACCGGAACTTGCGTTGGCCGCCAGGAGGTGCGTCGACGCCTTAGGCGTCGACATAGAATGGGAGCTGGCCGATGCCGGTGAATGCGCGATTGAAAAATACAAGACGCCGCTGCCGGATTGCACATTGGAATCCATTAAGAAGAACAAAGTGGCGCTCAAAGGGCCCATCACGACTCCGATAGGCACAGGATTCAGAAGTGTCAATGTCGAGCTGAGAAAGAGGCTTGATCTATATGCGTGTCTGAGGCCATGCAGAAGCTATAAGGGTGTGCGCTCCAGGTATCAGGATATTGATCTTGTGATAGTGCGCGAGAATACAGAGGACCTTTATGCCGGTATCGAGTTCGCTAAAGGCACTAAAGAGGTAAAGGATCTGATAGCCTGCATTGAGACGTTGGGTAATAAGAAGATAAGGGACGGTTCGGCCATAAGCATAAAACCGATCTCTGTCGAAGGCTCCAGGCGCATAGCGAAGTTCGCCTTCGATTATGCCGTCAAGAATAACAGGAAAAAAGTAACGGCGGTCCACAAAGCGAATATCATGAAATACACAGACGGCCTTTTTCTTGAGGTCGCCAGAGAAGTGGCGAAGTCCTATGAAGGCAGGATAAAGTTTGAAGACAGGATTGTTGATAATATGTGCATGCAGCTGGTGCAGAAGCCGGAAGACTACGATGTGCTGGTATTGCCTAATCTTTACGGCGATATACTCTCCGATCTGGCAGCCGGTCTCATAGGGGGATTGGGCGTAGCGCCCGGAGCCAATATCGGAAAAGACGTAGCGGTATTTGAGCCTACGCATGGAAGCGCCCCGAAATATAAAGGCCTGAATAAAGTAAACCCCTCTGCCCTGATACTCTCCGCGGTCTTAATGCTGAAACATCTCGGCGAGGAGCGTCATGCCGTAAGACTGGAGAATGCGTGCGCCTCGGTTATCGAAGAGGGCAAATTTGTCACTTATGATATGAAGGAAGACAAAAATGACCCGGCCGCTGTCGGGACCAGTCAGATGGCCGACGCTATAATCGAAAAGATAAAGAAGGCAAAATGA
- a CDS encoding 3-isopropylmalate dehydratase small subunit codes for MKHFARRLKVNDNINTDYVISGRYKFKIQDPKELAKHIFEDIDPDFAARVKTGDMLVAGNNFGCGSSREQAPQALKTAGFSAIVAKNFARIFYRNAFNIGLLLIECNTDFIDDGDELEIDTENGKLRNKGKGLLLDIKPVPPVMKKLLEDGGVIEHFRKYGGFKFE; via the coding sequence ATGAAACATTTCGCAAGACGCTTAAAAGTAAATGACAACATCAATACCGATTATGTGATATCCGGAAGGTATAAATTCAAGATCCAGGATCCCAAGGAGCTTGCAAAACACATATTTGAGGATATAGATCCCGACTTCGCGGCAAGGGTCAAAACGGGCGATATGCTTGTCGCGGGCAATAATTTCGGATGCGGCTCATCGAGGGAACAGGCGCCGCAGGCCCTTAAGACGGCCGGTTTTTCCGCTATAGTCGCCAAGAATTTCGCAAGGATCTTCTATAGAAACGCGTTCAATATCGGCCTCCTGCTCATAGAGTGCAACACTGACTTTATCGATGATGGCGACGAGCTGGAGATCGACACAGAAAACGGCAAACTGCGGAATAAGGGTAAAGGGCTATTGCTTGACATAAAGCCCGTCCCTCCGGTCATGAAAAAGTTACTGGAAGACGGCGGCGTCATCGAGCATTTTAGAAAATACGGGGGATTCAAATTTGAGTAA